From Camelina sativa cultivar DH55 chromosome 7, Cs, whole genome shotgun sequence, one genomic window encodes:
- the LOC104703969 gene encoding cysteine-rich receptor-like protein kinase 15 — translation MSSLIFLFILSFLNTSFTACAQNPDFLAGFCPNTNTTTFSKNSTYSINLTTLLSSLSSRNASYSTGFQNATAGESPDMITGLFLCRGDLSPEVCRNCVVFSVNDTLTRCPNVREAVLYYEECMLRYSHRNILSTPKLHPVAWRTNGNNMSYRQVVRFEDTVSNNLNRAAVRAANSPRKVFAFKTNWTEFQNLSGLVQCTPDLTTQDCLNCLQLSINRLPFYRIGVRIRYPSCYSRYELYQFYNETAITTLQLPQLSPPLVPSPQRPGKGGNPSVLVVAIVVLVILVVLLPIACYCFLAKREKKPYDTAPAFHGDDITTADSLQLDYRTIQTATNDFAERNKIGRGGFGEVYKGILSNGTEVAVKRLSKTSGQGETEFKNEVVVVAKLQHRNLVRLQGFCLEGEERILVYEYVRNKSLDYIIFDPAKKSQLDWTLRYKIIDGIARGILYLHQDSRLTVIHRDLKASNILLDEDMNPKIADFGMARIFGMDQTQEKTGRVVGTLGYMPPEYVMNGHFSMKSDVYSFGVLVLEIISGKRNSSFHERDVARDLVTYAWRLWSNGTALDLVDPIIEGNCQKNEVIRCIHIGLLCVQEDPVKRPTLSTIFVMLTSNTVTLPVPQQPGFSVQTRNQLHQWSTSVDRSLITDIYPR, via the exons ATGTCTTCTTTGAtcttccttttcattttatccTTCCTCAATACTAGTTTCACAGCTTGTGCTCAAAATCCTGATTTCCTAGCTGGTTTCTGTCCGAACACGAACACGACAACTTTCTCAAAAAACAGCACTTACTCCATTAATCTCACAActcttttgtcttctctctcttcccgcAATGCTTCATACTCCACCGGATTCCAAAATGCTACGGCTGGAGAATCCCCCGATATGATCACCGGTCTTTTCCTTTGCCGGGGAGACCTCTCGCCGGAGGTTTGCCGTAACTGCGTCGTCTTTTCCGTCAACGACACGCTTACTCGTTGTCCTAATGTGAGAGAAGCCGTGCTCTACTACGAAGAGTGTATGCTCAGATACTCTCACCGCAATATCCTATCGACCCCTAAACTCCATCCAGTAGCTTGGAGGACTAACGGCAACAATATGTCATATAGACAAGTAGTCCGGTTCGAAGATACGGTGTCAAATAATCTCAACCGAGCTGCGGTCCGGGCAGCGAATAGTCCTCGAAAGGTATTTGCGTTTAAGACCAATTGGACTGAGTTCCAGAATCTGTCCGGCCTAGTTCAGTGCACACCTGATCTCACGACACAAGACTGTTTGAATTGCTTGCAACTATCCATTAATAGATTGCCTTTTTACAGAATTGGGGTAAGAATTCGTTATCCTAGTTGTTATTCTAGGTACGAGCTTTACCAATTCTACAATGAAACCGCCATTACAACACTACAACTGCCACAGCTGTCCCCGCCTCTCGTGCCATCTCCTCAGCGACCTG GGAAAGGTGGGAATCCAAGTGTCTTAGTGGTAGCCATTGTTGTACTTGTTATTTTGGTTGTCCTGCTTCCCATAGcttgttattgtttccttgCAAAGAGGGAAAAGAAGCCTTATGACACAGCACCTGCATTTCATG GAGATGATATAACAACTGCAGACTCACTGCAGCTCGATTATAGAACAATCCAAACTGCAACAAATGATTTTGCAGAGAGAAATAAGATTGGACGAGGTGGATTTGGTGAGGTTTACAAG GGAATATTATCGAACGGGACTGAAGTTGCGGTAAAGAGACTGTCGAAAACTTCAGGGCAAGGTGAAacagagttcaagaacgaggtTGTTGTTGTGGCAAAGCTTCAGCACAGAAACCTGGTAAGGCTTCAAGGATTTTGTCTAGAAGGTGAAGAAAGAATACTGGTCTACGAGTATGTGCGCAACAAAAGCCTTGATTATATCATCTTTG ACCCTGCAAAGAAAAGTCAACTAGACTGGACTCTTCGATACAAGATCATTGATGGGATTGCTAGAGGAATTCTCTATCTTCATCAAGACTCACGCCTCACGGTCATACACCGTGACCTCAAAGCGAGTAACATTCTCCTTGACGAGGATATGAATCCGAAAATTGCTGATTTTGGAATGGCAAGGATCTTTGGAATGGACCAAACCCAAGAGAAGACAGGCAGAGTAGTTGGTACCCT CGGTTACATGCCTCCCGAATATGTGATGAATGGCCACTTCTCAATGAAATCTGATGTCTATAGCTTTGGAGTGTTAGTTCTTGAGATTATAAGTGGTAAGAGGAATAGCAGCTTTCATGAGAGAGACGTGGCACGTGACTTGGTCACATAT GCTTGGAGGCTTTGGAGTAACGGAACAGCGTTAGATCTCGTGGATCCAATCATTGAAGGAAATTGCCAGAAGAATGAAGTGATTCGATGCATCCATATCGGACTTTTATGTGTTCAAGAAGATCCTGTAAAGCGTCCGACCTTGTCAACCATTTTCGTGATGCTCACTAGTAATACTGTGACTTTACCAGTGCCTCAGCAACCAGGGTTTTCCGTTCAGACTAGAAACCAGCTTCATCAATGGAGCACCTCTGTTGACCGTTCGTTGATCACTGATATATATCCTCGTTGA
- the LOC104703970 gene encoding AT-hook motif nuclear-localized protein 5-like produces MDGREAMAFPGSHPQYYLQRGAFTNLTPSQVASGFHAPPPPPPGMRPMLNPNIHHPQASNPGPPFSMAEQQRHSDFGHSIHMGMGSSAAVQPPMSQPQPPPETPMAKKKRGRPRKYAPEGQVSLGLSPMPCVSKKSKDSSSMSDPNAPKRARGRPPGTGRKQRLANLGEWMNTSAGFAFAPHVISVGAGEDIVSKVLSFSQKRPRALCIMSGTGTVSSVTLREPASTAPSLTFEGRFEILSLGGSYLVNEEGGSKSRTGGLSVSLSGIEGHVIGGGIGMLIAASLVQVVACSFVYGASAKAYTTNNNKTIKQEKEPKEEQNNSDMETTPASAPEPEASASAGQQTPQDFSAQGMSGWPGSGSGSGRSLDSSRTLLTDIDLTRG; encoded by the exons ATGGATGGGAGAGAAGCTATGGCATTTCCAGGCTCGCATCCTCAGTACTATCTTCAGAGAGGAGCCTTTACCAATCTTACACCTTCCCAAGTCGCGAGTGGGTTTCACGCGCCGCCGCCGCCACCTCCCGGAATGAGGCCAATGTTAAACCCTAACATTCATCATCCTCAGGCTAGCAATCCAGGGCCTCCTTTCTCCATGGCTGAGCAGCAGAGGCACTCTGATTTCGGACACAGCATTCACATGGGGATGGGTTCTTCTGCGGCGGTTCAGCCACCTATGTCGCAGCCTCAGCCACCGCCGGAGACACCGATGGCTAAGAAGAAACGTGGAAGGCCGAGAAAGTATGCTCCTGAGGGACAAGTTTCTTTAGGGCTTTCTCCAATGCCTTGTGTTAGTAAGAAGTCTAAGGACTCTTCTTCAATGTCTGATCCTAATGCACCTAAACGAGCCAGAGGTCGACCCCCTGGAACTGGAAGGAAGCAACGCTTGGCTAATCTTG GTGAGTGGATGAATACATCAGCTGGATTTGCTTTTGCACCTCATGTCATCAGCGTTGGAGCAGGAGAA GACATTGTCTCGAAAGTTTTGTCCTTTTCACAGAAAAGACCTCGGGCTCTATGTATAATGTCAGGCACTGGAACGGTTTCTTCAGTCACTCTGCGTGAGCCCGCTTCAACAGCGCCTTCCTTAACATTCGAG GGACGTTTTGAGATTCTAAGTTTAGGTGGATCTTATCTGGTGAATGAAGAAGGTGGATCCAAAAGTCGAACAGGCGGGTTAAGTGTCTCTCTTTCTGGTATTGAAGGTCATGTTATTGGTGGTGGAATTGGAATGCTTATCGCAGCCAGCCTCGTTCAG GTGGTAGCTTGTAGTTTTGTATACGGAGCAAGTGCAAAGGCTTATACTACCAATAACAACAAGaccatcaaacaagaaaaagaaccaaaGGAAGAGCAAAACAATAGCGACATGGAGACCACACCAGCTAGTGCACCAGAACCAGAAGCATCGGCATCGGCGGGTCAGCAGACGCCACAGGACTTCTCAGCTCAGGGAATGAGCGGATGGCCTGGTTCAGGTTCAGGCTCAGGCAGATCACTTGACTCGAGTAGAACCCTACTCACTGATATTGATTTGACTCGTGGATGa
- the LOC104703971 gene encoding AT-hook motif nuclear-localized protein 5-like isoform X2 has product MSFPGSHTQYYLQRGAFPNLTPSQVASGLHAPPPPPPGFRPMSNPNIHHPQAGPPFSMAEQQHRHSDFGHSIHMGMVSSASAAELQPPLSQPQPPPPPAETQTARKKRGRPRKYAPDGQVSLGLSPMPCVGNNKSKDSSPMSDDPNAPRRVRGRPPGTGRKQRLATHGEWMNASAGSAFAPHVISVEAGEDIVAKIVSFSQQRPRTLCIMSGTGTVSSVTLRQPGLTTPHLTFKGRFDILSLGGSYLVNDEGGSKSRTGGLSVSLSGIEGHVIGGGIGMLIAASLVQVVACSFVYGASAKSYNTNNNKTIRQEIEPKEEHNNSDLESTPCSAPEAAASAGQQTPPNFSSAQGMSEWPGSGSGSGRSLDSSRNLLTDIDLTRG; this is encoded by the exons ATGTCATTTCCAGGCTCGCATACTCAGTACTATCTCCAAAGAGGAGCCTTTCCCAATCTTACACCTTCCCAAGTCGCGAGTGGTCTTCACGCGCCGCCGCCGCCACCTCCGGGTTTTAGGCCAATGTCAAACCCTAACATTCATCACCCTCAGGCTGGGCCTCCTTTCTCCATGGCTGAGCAGCAGCACAGGCACTCTGATTTTGGGCACAGTATTCACATGGGGATGGTTTCCTCTGCTTCTGCTGCGGAGTTGCAGCCGCCTCTGTCACAACCGCAGCCGCCACCGCCACCGGCGGAGACACAGACGGCTAGGAAGAAACGTGGACGGCCGAGAAAGTATGCTCCTGATGGACAAGTCTCTCTAGGGCTTTCTCCAATGCCTTGTGTTGGTAATAATAAGTCTAAGGACTCATCTCCAATGTCTGATGATCCTAATGCACCCAGACGAGTCAGAGGTCGACCTCCTGGAACTGGAAGGAAGCAACGCTTGGCTACTCATG GTGAGTGGATGAATGCATCAGCTGGATCTGCTTTTGCACCTCATGTGATCAGCGTTGAAGCAGGAGAA GACATTGTTGCGAAAATTGTGTCATTTTCACAACAAAGACCTCGAACTCTTTGTATAATGTCAGGCACTGGAACAGTTTCTTCAGTCACTCTCCGTCAACCCGGTTTAACAACACCTCACTTAACATTCAAG GGACGTTTTGATATTCTAAGTTTAGGTGGATCGTATCTGGTGAATGATGAAGGTGGATCCAAAAGTCGAACAGGCGGTTTGAGTGTCTCTCTTTCTGGTATTGAAGGTCATGTTATTGGCGGTGGAATTGGAATGCTTATCGCAGCCAGCCTCGTTCAG GTGGTGGCTTGTAGTTTTGTATATGGAGCAAGTGCGAAGTCTTATAATACCAATAACAACAAGACCATCAGACAAGAAATAGAACCAAAGGAAGAGCACAACAATAGCGATTTGGAGAGCACACCGTGTAGTGCACCAGAAGCTGCAGCATCGGCGGGTCAGCAGACTCCACCAAACTTCTCATCTGCTCAGGGAATGAGCGAATGGCCTGGTTCAGGCTCAGGATCAGGAAGGTCACTTGACTCTAGCAGAAACCTACTCACTGATATTGATTTGACTCGCGGATga
- the LOC104703971 gene encoding AT-hook motif nuclear-localized protein 5-like isoform X1 translates to MDGREAMSFPGSHTQYYLQRGAFPNLTPSQVASGLHAPPPPPPGFRPMSNPNIHHPQAGPPFSMAEQQHRHSDFGHSIHMGMVSSASAAELQPPLSQPQPPPPPAETQTARKKRGRPRKYAPDGQVSLGLSPMPCVGNNKSKDSSPMSDDPNAPRRVRGRPPGTGRKQRLATHGEWMNASAGSAFAPHVISVEAGEDIVAKIVSFSQQRPRTLCIMSGTGTVSSVTLRQPGLTTPHLTFKGRFDILSLGGSYLVNDEGGSKSRTGGLSVSLSGIEGHVIGGGIGMLIAASLVQVVACSFVYGASAKSYNTNNNKTIRQEIEPKEEHNNSDLESTPCSAPEAAASAGQQTPPNFSSAQGMSEWPGSGSGSGRSLDSSRNLLTDIDLTRG, encoded by the exons ATGGACGGAAGAGAAGCAATGTCATTTCCAGGCTCGCATACTCAGTACTATCTCCAAAGAGGAGCCTTTCCCAATCTTACACCTTCCCAAGTCGCGAGTGGTCTTCACGCGCCGCCGCCGCCACCTCCGGGTTTTAGGCCAATGTCAAACCCTAACATTCATCACCCTCAGGCTGGGCCTCCTTTCTCCATGGCTGAGCAGCAGCACAGGCACTCTGATTTTGGGCACAGTATTCACATGGGGATGGTTTCCTCTGCTTCTGCTGCGGAGTTGCAGCCGCCTCTGTCACAACCGCAGCCGCCACCGCCACCGGCGGAGACACAGACGGCTAGGAAGAAACGTGGACGGCCGAGAAAGTATGCTCCTGATGGACAAGTCTCTCTAGGGCTTTCTCCAATGCCTTGTGTTGGTAATAATAAGTCTAAGGACTCATCTCCAATGTCTGATGATCCTAATGCACCCAGACGAGTCAGAGGTCGACCTCCTGGAACTGGAAGGAAGCAACGCTTGGCTACTCATG GTGAGTGGATGAATGCATCAGCTGGATCTGCTTTTGCACCTCATGTGATCAGCGTTGAAGCAGGAGAA GACATTGTTGCGAAAATTGTGTCATTTTCACAACAAAGACCTCGAACTCTTTGTATAATGTCAGGCACTGGAACAGTTTCTTCAGTCACTCTCCGTCAACCCGGTTTAACAACACCTCACTTAACATTCAAG GGACGTTTTGATATTCTAAGTTTAGGTGGATCGTATCTGGTGAATGATGAAGGTGGATCCAAAAGTCGAACAGGCGGTTTGAGTGTCTCTCTTTCTGGTATTGAAGGTCATGTTATTGGCGGTGGAATTGGAATGCTTATCGCAGCCAGCCTCGTTCAG GTGGTGGCTTGTAGTTTTGTATATGGAGCAAGTGCGAAGTCTTATAATACCAATAACAACAAGACCATCAGACAAGAAATAGAACCAAAGGAAGAGCACAACAATAGCGATTTGGAGAGCACACCGTGTAGTGCACCAGAAGCTGCAGCATCGGCGGGTCAGCAGACTCCACCAAACTTCTCATCTGCTCAGGGAATGAGCGAATGGCCTGGTTCAGGCTCAGGATCAGGAAGGTCACTTGACTCTAGCAGAAACCTACTCACTGATATTGATTTGACTCGCGGATga